A portion of the Solea senegalensis isolate Sse05_10M linkage group LG17, IFAPA_SoseM_1, whole genome shotgun sequence genome contains these proteins:
- the rad51 gene encoding DNA repair protein RAD51 homolog 1 produces the protein MAMRSEARVEAEVEEEENFGPQPLCRLEQCGISASDIKKLEDAGFHTIEAVAYAPKKELLNIKGISEAKADKILTEAAKLVPMGFTTATEFHQRRAEIIQISTGSKELDKLLQGGIETGSITEMFGEFRTGKTQLCHTLAVTCQLPIDQGGGEGKAMYIDTEGTFRPERLLAVAERYGLVGSDVLDNVAYARAFNTDHQTQLLYQASAMMAESRYALLIVDSATALYRTDYSGRGELSARQGHLGRFLRMLLRLADEFGVAVVISNQVVAQVDGAAMFSADPKKPIGGNILAHASTTRLYLRKGRGETRICKIYDSPCLPEAEAMFAINADGVGDAKD, from the exons ATGGCAATGAGGAGCGAGGCCAGGGTggaggcagaggtggaggaggaagaaaactTCGGACCACAGCCTCTGTGTAGACTCGAG CAATGTGGAATCAGTGCTAGTGACATCAAGAAGCTGGAGGATGCAGGTTTCCACACTATTGAGGCAGTAGCCTACGCACCGAAGAAGGAGCTGCTCAACATCAAGGGCATCAGTGAGGCAAAAGCTGACAAAATTCTA aCTGAAGCAGCCAAGCTGGTGCCTATGGGCTTCACCACAGCCACGGAGTTTCACCAGAGGAGAGCAGAAATCATCCAGATCTCAACAGGCTCCAAGGAGCTCGACAAGCTACTGCAAG GTGGGATTGAGACCGGCTCCATCACAGAGATGTTTGGAGAGTTTCGGACGGGAAAGACTCAGCTGTGCCACACGCTGGCTGTCACCTGTCAG CTGCCCATTGATCAGGGAGGTGGAGAGGGTAAAGCCATGTACATTGACACAGAGGGAACCTTTAGGCCAGAGAGGCTTCTTGCTGTAGCAGAGAG gtaCGGGCTTGTAGGCAGTGACGTTCTGGACAACGTGGCTTATGCCCGAGCCTTTAACACAGACCATCAGACCCAGCTTCTGTATCAAGCGTCTGCCATGATGGCTGAGTCCAG gtaTGCTCTGCTGATCGTGGACAGTGCCACAGCTCTGTACAGAACAGATTACTCAGGGAGAGGAGAGCTGTCAGCGAGGCAGGGACACCTGGGCCGTTTCCTGCGTATGCTGCTCAGACTGGCAGACGAG TTTGGTGTTGCCGTGGTGATAAGCAATCAGGTGGTTGCACAGGTGGATGGGGCAGCCATGTTCTCAGCTGATCCAAAGAAACCAATAGGAGGCAACATTCTGGCCCACGCCTCCACCACACG TCTGTACCTGAGGAAAGGCCGAGGAGAGACGAGGATCTGTAAAATCTACGACTCGCCCTGTCTGCCCGAGGCTGAAGCCATGTTTGCCATCAATGCTGACGGAGTGGGCGACGCCAAGGACTGA
- the rmdn3 gene encoding regulator of microtubule dynamics protein 3, protein MNTPLGRNGFIGIAVAATAGLGLIALIIYRKRCHRVELEVRTCHRLMEQADGAALLQQTLDDQEAEAQQQAVAAVEAAVQGLSPEQQLELRNQLDQVLSCVASLRSEVAELRGGLQDIALQIIQDVKRGVEDSQRVRRRRHVIHRERTDSNSSSSIYFTASQGLTSTCEETSEGGYSTAYAESDYTDRDTDGEEGNKEPEQESEEEDGSCATVLTLRQEDSQEEEEEEDGELEEDVVDEGRLQLRTEVPSVELALLLAQSDILHTGDATLKAEGCRLLLDNRTEYGDSREFLWRLARAYTDVYKSTKDKQQKKTYAQQGREEAELALMKNGLNAECHKWFAVVTALNYHHESIHGKLKTCHILKEHVDRAIALRDDDPVCFFLLGKWCYEVASLDWLETKTAAALYQSPPSSSLHDALENFLKAEELSPGFSKMVRLYIAKCHKELGNLSEAINWRELTVTMNNVDDDEETSQLETELHMLAVK, encoded by the exons ATGAACACGCCGCTCGGCAGAAACGGCTTCATTGGGATTGCTGTTGCAGCCACAGCTGGTTTGGGCCTGATTGCCCTCATCATTTACAGGAAAAGATGCCACAGAGTGGAGCTGGAGGTCCGAACATGTCACCGGCTGATGGAGCAGGCAGATGGAGCTGCGCTGCTGCAGCAGACGCTGGATGATCAGG AGGCAGAGGCCCAGCAGCAGGCTGTGGCAGCGGTGGAAGCTGCGGTCCAGGGTCTGTCaccagagcagcagctggagctcAGGAACCAGCTGGACCAGGTGCTGAGCTGCGTGGCCTCGCTGCGCTCAGAGGTGGCTGAGTTGAGGGGAGGTCTACAGGACATCGCCCTACAAATTATCCAGGATGTCAA AAGGGGAGTGGAGGACAGTCAGCGTGTCCGTCGCCGTCGTCATGTCATCCACAGAGAGCGCACAGATTCAAACAGCTCCAGCTCCATTTACTTCACTGCCAGCCAGGGTTTGACCAGCACCTGTGAGGAGACCAGTGAAGGAGG GTACTCCACAGCATATGCTGAGTCAGACTACACAGACCGTGACACAGATGGAGAAGAGGGAAACAAAGAGCCCGAGCAGGAGTCTGAGGAAGAAGACGGGAGCTGTGCTACAGTCCTTACCCTACGCCAGGAAGACTctcaggaagaagaggaggaggaagacggcgagctggaggaggacgtTGTTGATGAGGGGAGGCTGCAGCTGAGGACTGAAGTTCCCAGTGTGGAGCTGGCTCTCCTCCTGGCTCAGAGTGATATCCTCCACACAGGAGATGCCACTTTAAAGGCTGAGGGCTGTCGACTGCTGCTGGACAATAGAACAGAG TATGGAGACAGCAGGGAGTTTCTATGGCGACTGGCTCGGGCCTACACTGATGTGTACAAGTCcactaaagacaaacaacagaagaagactTATGCACaacaag GTCGTGAGGAGGCGGAGCTAGCCCTGATGAAGAACGGCCTGAACGCAGAGTGTCATAAATG GTTTGCTGTAGTGACTGCACTGAACTACCACCATGAAAGCATCCACGGCAAACTGAAGACCTGCCACATCCTGAAG GAGCATGTGGACCGTGCCATTGCCCTCAGAGACGATGACCCCGTGTGTTTCTTCCTGCTGGGTAAATGGTGTTATGAG gtagcCTCTCTGGACTGgctggagacaaagacagcTGCTGCCCTCTACCAGAGCCCGCCCTCCTCCTCACTGCATGATGCACTTGAGAACTTCCTCAAG GCAGAGGAACTGAGTCCAGGCTTCTCCAAGATGGTGAGACTTTACATCGCAAAG tgtcaCAAAGAGCTGGGAAACCTGTCTGAGGCCATCAACTGGAGGGAGCTGACTGTGACGATGAACAACGTGGATgat GATGAAGAAACATCTCAACTGGAGACTGAACTTCACATGTTAGCTGTGAAATGA